One Edaphobacter flagellatus genomic region harbors:
- a CDS encoding response regulator transcription factor, whose product MNEPPLIAVIEDEEHLAQGLVFNLQAEGYRTYQEADGDAALAWLLDPTQHADLVVLDCMLPGSDGFTIVRAMREAQRYTPVLMLTARSRPEDILEGLEAGADDYLPKPFDLSILLVRIKSLLRRTAWQRNATPTASEQTQSSEYAFNHRTIRFDALELAAPNRTTNLTVMEADLLRYLTEREGQIVSRKEILEQVWRVHEDTDTRAIDNFIVRLRRYIEDDPANPQHLITVRGIGYRFVANPT is encoded by the coding sequence ATGAACGAGCCCCCCTTGATAGCCGTCATCGAAGATGAAGAACATCTCGCGCAAGGGCTTGTCTTCAATCTCCAGGCCGAAGGCTATCGCACATATCAGGAAGCCGATGGCGACGCCGCGCTCGCCTGGCTGCTCGATCCAACGCAACATGCCGATCTCGTTGTTCTTGACTGCATGTTGCCGGGATCGGACGGATTCACCATCGTGAGGGCCATGCGCGAGGCGCAGCGGTACACACCTGTTTTAATGCTTACGGCACGCTCGCGGCCTGAAGACATACTCGAAGGGCTGGAAGCTGGAGCGGACGACTATCTGCCCAAACCCTTCGACTTGAGCATTTTGCTGGTCCGCATCAAATCGCTCCTGCGCCGCACCGCCTGGCAACGCAACGCAACGCCGACTGCCAGCGAACAAACGCAGTCATCCGAATACGCTTTCAACCATCGCACTATCCGCTTTGATGCTCTTGAACTCGCCGCTCCCAACCGCACAACCAACCTGACCGTGATGGAAGCCGACCTGTTGCGCTACCTGACCGAACGCGAAGGCCAGATTGTCTCCCGCAAGGAGATTCTCGAACAGGTCTGGCGCGTCCACGAAGACACCGACACACGCGCCATCGACAACTTCATAGTCCGCCTGCGTCGCTACATCGAAGACGATCCGGCCAATCCGCAACATCTCATCACGGTTCGCGGCATCGGCTACCGATTCGTTGCTAATCCGACTTGA
- a CDS encoding sensor histidine kinase yields the protein MNITRRRGAIAFFITLGVILVGLAVTQSAWILLNERTVALAVLGFILFSLLIAGVVLNTVFLVREIRRNERQDSFLNAVTHELKTPIASIRLYLETLQRRPLDEAQRQQFYTNMLADSDRLLATVEQVLKAGQLGQRQRQQNRTTIDLGALVAECVAITRQRHHLPDDAIVLEPIPGDVRLRVLGIAEDLRTAVLNLLDNAVKYSPEGVHVRCSLSIAHYTWATLRITDTGIGLPPNQNKRIFRRFYRVPGRTMMRIKGTGLGLFLVRNIVRQHDGEVTASSPGLNKGTTITLKLPLAGTKDSAAAPTPSLEST from the coding sequence ATGAACATCACTCGCCGCCGCGGAGCCATCGCCTTCTTCATCACCCTTGGCGTGATCCTCGTCGGTCTTGCGGTGACGCAGAGCGCCTGGATTCTGCTGAACGAGCGCACCGTCGCCCTCGCTGTCCTTGGCTTTATCCTCTTTTCGCTTCTCATCGCGGGTGTTGTTCTTAATACTGTCTTCCTCGTCAGGGAGATTCGGCGCAACGAGCGGCAGGATTCGTTCCTGAACGCCGTCACGCATGAACTGAAGACACCCATTGCCAGCATCCGTCTCTACCTTGAAACCCTGCAAAGGCGGCCCCTTGATGAGGCGCAGCGTCAGCAGTTCTACACCAACATGCTCGCGGACTCCGACCGCCTTCTCGCTACCGTCGAACAAGTTCTTAAAGCTGGTCAGCTCGGGCAACGCCAACGTCAGCAGAATCGCACTACTATTGATCTGGGAGCGCTTGTGGCCGAATGCGTCGCCATCACACGCCAACGGCACCATCTTCCTGACGATGCCATCGTCCTTGAGCCCATCCCTGGGGATGTCCGGCTTCGTGTCCTTGGAATCGCCGAAGATCTCCGTACCGCCGTGCTTAACCTGCTCGATAACGCGGTGAAGTACTCCCCCGAAGGAGTTCATGTCCGCTGCTCTCTTTCCATCGCTCACTACACATGGGCCACGCTACGTATCACCGACACGGGGATTGGGCTTCCGCCAAATCAAAACAAGCGCATCTTTCGCCGCTTCTATCGTGTCCCCGGCCGCACCATGATGCGCATCAAGGGAACGGGACTCGGACTCTTTCTTGTGCGCAATATCGTTCGCCAACATGACGGCGAGGTCACCGCCTCCAGTCCGGGCCTCAACAAAGGCACCACAATCACCCTCAAACTTCCGCTAGCGGGAACGAAGGATTCCGCCGCAGCCCCGACACCATCGTTGGAGAGCACATGA
- a CDS encoding YncE family protein, translating to MPTVDHHRRAVAFALLLPLSAMLTGCRRNGFPDVPAGYREFAYVTNGASNTVSVLDLVSLRPDRTLRVGDNPTGIAVNPKRNEVYAINTQSGTVTVIDTSNNTVAATIGVHRQPYFISVDARGGRAYVANSGSNSVSVIDLDHRREIAVAGTGEQPGMARISPDMRSLVVSNRGSGSVSVYGVTPYSSSPGAPQQEQKEPPLHLRAAFPGCPGATDIAILPDSSKAFIACSGGNQVMAIRLAAEPGSWPARQNPGAMTDHLLALLDVGKTPLHLAMKPDGGEIFTSNFGDDSVSEIYTWTNEVGGTYTIGSKPTYGIVSRDNSTLWVSNFGADLISIYSIDDGQLVTTIHTGSSPDALAFSADEHLLLAADAHSGDVAVIRTQGRQGAALFTILPAGGSPNAIAVKVTHGAP from the coding sequence GTGCCCACAGTTGACCATCACCGGCGAGCCGTTGCGTTCGCCCTGCTACTCCCCCTCTCCGCTATGCTCACCGGCTGCCGCCGTAACGGTTTCCCGGATGTCCCGGCAGGCTACAGGGAGTTCGCCTACGTCACGAATGGGGCGTCCAACACCGTGAGCGTGCTCGATCTGGTTTCTCTGCGGCCGGACCGGACGCTTCGAGTAGGTGACAATCCTACTGGTATTGCCGTAAACCCTAAGCGGAACGAGGTTTACGCGATCAATACGCAATCCGGCACAGTGACCGTCATCGACACTTCTAACAACACGGTTGCCGCAACCATCGGCGTCCATCGCCAACCATATTTCATCAGTGTCGACGCGCGAGGAGGCCGGGCATACGTTGCCAATTCAGGGTCAAACTCGGTCAGCGTTATCGATCTTGACCACCGGCGTGAGATCGCCGTTGCGGGTACAGGCGAGCAGCCGGGGATGGCCCGCATCTCGCCCGACATGCGGTCGCTTGTGGTCTCAAATCGCGGATCGGGCAGTGTCTCCGTGTACGGCGTCACGCCTTACAGCAGTTCTCCCGGTGCCCCGCAGCAGGAGCAGAAAGAACCGCCGTTGCACCTTCGGGCTGCGTTTCCCGGTTGTCCCGGAGCGACAGACATTGCGATCCTCCCCGACTCCTCCAAAGCCTTTATTGCATGTTCGGGCGGCAACCAGGTGATGGCTATCAGGCTGGCCGCCGAACCCGGATCATGGCCCGCACGTCAGAACCCGGGAGCGATGACCGACCACCTGCTGGCGTTGCTCGACGTGGGGAAAACACCGCTTCACCTGGCAATGAAGCCTGATGGCGGCGAAATTTTTACCTCCAACTTCGGAGACGATTCTGTTTCAGAGATCTATACCTGGACCAATGAGGTCGGTGGAACCTACACGATCGGCAGTAAGCCTACCTATGGCATTGTGAGCCGCGACAATTCGACATTGTGGGTCTCGAACTTCGGAGCGGACCTGATCAGTATCTACAGCATCGACGATGGTCAACTGGTCACAACAATCCATACTGGTTCATCGCCGGATGCACTTGCCTTTTCCGCCGACGAACATCTTCTGCTTGCGGCAGACGCTCACTCAGGCGATGTTGCCGTAATCCGTACGCAGGGCCGCCAGGGTGCGGCGTTATTCACGATCCTGCCTGCCGGAGGCTCACCCAACGCCATCGCCGTGAAGGTGACGCACGGCGCACCGTAG
- the ccsA gene encoding cytochrome c biogenesis protein CcsA, with translation MDRSPILRKIAWLWLATTIAVLVVGFRQAIFFAPTEATMGNLQRIFYYHVTHATLGLVFPYINCAASLAFLYWRRRDPLKALTADALAVASAEVTVLYVGITLASGMLWGKPAWGIWWTWDARLTSELILWLLYISYIMLRRFSPSGQTPTLAAVLSVFAAIDIPIDFMSIEWWRTQHPAPVFGPNGGGIDPHMWPAVLWNLAGWMMWGVLLIALRFVIERRRQIAEQDAALLAIEASLETPQ, from the coding sequence GTGGATCGTTCTCCCATCCTCCGCAAGATTGCATGGCTCTGGCTCGCCACCACAATTGCTGTGTTGGTTGTCGGTTTCCGTCAGGCTATTTTTTTTGCACCGACAGAAGCGACGATGGGGAACCTGCAGCGTATTTTCTACTATCACGTTACGCATGCCACTCTTGGGCTGGTCTTTCCTTACATCAACTGCGCTGCTTCGCTGGCCTTCCTGTACTGGCGCCGTCGCGATCCACTGAAGGCATTGACCGCGGATGCTCTGGCCGTCGCTTCGGCTGAGGTCACAGTTCTCTATGTCGGCATTACGCTGGCGAGCGGAATGCTTTGGGGTAAGCCGGCCTGGGGAATCTGGTGGACATGGGACGCACGGCTCACCTCGGAACTGATTCTCTGGCTGCTCTACATCAGCTACATCATGCTTCGCCGCTTCTCGCCCAGCGGTCAGACGCCTACGCTCGCCGCGGTCCTTTCTGTTTTTGCGGCTATCGACATCCCAATTGACTTCATGTCCATCGAGTGGTGGCGCACGCAACACCCTGCTCCGGTTTTCGGACCGAATGGGGGCGGAATCGACCCACATATGTGGCCAGCCGTACTCTGGAACCTTGCTGGCTGGATGATGTGGGGAGTCCTGCTCATTGCTCTCCGCTTTGTCATTGAGCGCCGTCGCCAGATTGCCGAGCAGGATGCGGCACTACTGGCCATCGAAGCCTCACTCGAGACCCCACAGTAA
- a CDS encoding heme exporter protein CcmB → MKYFGYVLEHLRKDLRLEWRSRDAINGMLFFVLLVVVVFSIAFDPAGYPTVTRQISGGILWVGLLFASMTALNQSWAREQRNQVLEAQRMAPSPASALFLGKALANMIFVLIVEAVLAPIFVVFFNLHVLGNAWLLALILPLGTWALVVNGTFFAALGLRARNRELLLPLILLPLSLPSLLMMVQATTGVLTSDLDHIQIRTWITQLAGFDVIYTTICILFFETALNAE, encoded by the coding sequence GTGAAGTACTTCGGCTATGTACTCGAACACCTTCGCAAGGACCTGCGTCTTGAATGGCGCTCCCGCGATGCAATCAACGGCATGCTCTTCTTCGTGCTGCTGGTCGTCGTCGTTTTCTCGATCGCCTTCGATCCTGCAGGATATCCGACGGTGACACGGCAGATCTCGGGCGGAATCCTGTGGGTCGGGCTACTGTTTGCCTCGATGACGGCACTCAACCAGTCGTGGGCTCGCGAGCAGCGTAACCAGGTGCTCGAAGCGCAGCGGATGGCTCCGTCACCGGCTTCAGCCCTGTTTCTCGGCAAGGCGCTGGCCAATATGATCTTCGTTCTGATCGTCGAGGCAGTCCTGGCGCCCATTTTCGTCGTCTTTTTCAATCTGCATGTGCTTGGAAATGCATGGTTGCTAGCGCTTATCCTTCCGCTGGGAACCTGGGCGCTGGTGGTCAACGGGACTTTCTTTGCCGCATTGGGCCTCCGCGCCCGCAACCGCGAGCTTCTGCTGCCGTTGATCCTGCTTCCGCTCTCGCTGCCCTCGCTCCTGATGATGGTGCAGGCCACGACCGGCGTCCTGACCAGCGATCTGGACCACATCCAGATTCGCACCTGGATCACGCAGCTTGCAGGGTTCGATGTGATCTATACAACGATCTGCATCCTCTTCTTCGAGACCGCACTCAACGCCGAATAA
- the ybaK gene encoding Cys-tRNA(Pro) deacylase, producing MKHAAPAKTNAARLLNSLGIIYELRAYEVDPEDLTALSVARKIGMPPEQVFKTLLSHTNDGQHLFAVIPGNSELDLKKLAHAAGAKKAELASLKDVEPLTGYIRGGVTVMGARKPFPAFADETIELFDVISVSAGLRGLQIILAPADYLRATEAMLADLTKAPTGEPR from the coding sequence ATGAAGCACGCCGCTCCAGCTAAAACTAACGCCGCACGCCTTCTCAATTCACTCGGCATCATCTATGAGCTGCGGGCCTATGAGGTCGATCCCGAGGACCTCACGGCCCTCTCTGTCGCGCGCAAAATCGGCATGCCACCGGAGCAGGTCTTTAAGACGCTACTCTCGCACACCAACGACGGCCAGCATCTCTTTGCGGTCATCCCCGGCAACTCAGAGCTTGATCTGAAGAAGCTCGCACACGCTGCCGGAGCGAAGAAGGCGGAGCTGGCATCGCTGAAAGACGTCGAACCTCTTACCGGCTACATACGCGGCGGCGTTACCGTCATGGGCGCTCGTAAGCCCTTCCCTGCCTTCGCTGACGAAACGATCGAACTTTTCGATGTCATCAGCGTATCTGCTGGACTGCGTGGGCTACAGATCATCCTCGCCCCCGCCGATTATCTCCGCGCCACCGAGGCCATGCTCGCCGACCTCACCAAAGCCCCGACAGGAGAGCCACGGTGA
- a CDS encoding ABC transporter ATP-binding protein, which produces MSTAASIPSETAAATFAVSLESVSKIYGTFAALRNVSTTFSAGTCTVILGENGAGKSTLLRVVAGLITPNRGKVSVYGELPHLQRRRVAYMSHAPMLYDELTAMENLRYFARLHRGEGCDCVGSPEMALRAVGLDPNLTRPVGQYSQGMRQRASLARVLQTDPELLLLDEPFSNMDAQSAHHMVELLADFRTWPPPSKNGSGRTVILTTHQASLAEPIADTTIIMRQGQIIETHTGSRG; this is translated from the coding sequence ATGTCGACAGCCGCATCCATTCCGAGTGAAACCGCAGCAGCAACTTTTGCCGTCTCGCTTGAGTCTGTATCGAAGATTTACGGCACATTTGCCGCGTTGCGCAACGTTTCCACGACTTTCTCTGCAGGCACATGCACCGTAATCCTTGGCGAAAACGGGGCTGGCAAGTCCACGCTGCTTCGCGTCGTCGCAGGGCTAATTACGCCGAACCGAGGGAAGGTTAGTGTCTATGGAGAGCTGCCGCATCTGCAACGCCGTCGTGTTGCCTATATGAGCCACGCACCTATGCTCTATGACGAACTGACCGCAATGGAGAATCTCCGCTACTTCGCACGACTGCATCGCGGTGAAGGATGCGACTGTGTCGGCTCACCAGAGATGGCCCTGCGCGCCGTTGGACTTGATCCAAATCTCACGCGTCCCGTAGGTCAGTACTCCCAGGGCATGAGGCAGCGCGCTTCGCTTGCGCGTGTGTTGCAGACCGATCCGGAGTTGCTGCTGCTGGACGAGCCCTTTTCCAACATGGACGCGCAGAGCGCACACCACATGGTCGAACTGCTCGCAGACTTCCGCACATGGCCGCCCCCCTCAAAGAACGGCAGTGGGCGCACCGTCATCCTCACCACACATCAGGCTTCGCTTGCCGAGCCTATCGCCGATACCACCATCATCATGCGCCAGGGACAGATCATCGAAACGCATACCGGTTCACGCGGATGA
- a CDS encoding M20/M25/M40 family metallo-hydrolase: MKGKSVALCASLCAVLSASVVMLNAQAASDAASREAARDIFKQLIEINTTDSVGSTTLAAEAMRRRLLDAGFPEADVVVLGPNERKGNLVARYRGVQGSTKKPVLLIAHTDVVEAKREDWTTDPFVFTEKDGYFYGRGTQDMKDSVAAIVASVVRMKKEGYQPDRDIILALTADEEGGGSNGVSWLLKEHRDLIDAAFALNADAGGLNTVRGKPISMGVEATEKLYADFRLTVTDPGGHSSLPRRDNAIYRLSNALSRLEAYKFPLELNTVTRGYFEAMAKMQKGHAEDMRAILKSPPSAAAAARLSHDPLYNAMLRTTCVATMVQAGHAPNALPQRAEANINCRIFPGHTPAEIRATLVEVLADPKIGISLLNSARQPSDAGLHELSVAPPPLNEEVFSALRSVVGAMWTGLPIIPEMETGATDSKYTMAAGIPSYGFSGMGIDEDDARAHGRDERIGVDSYYKGVEFEYHYLKALTGGETK; encoded by the coding sequence ATGAAAGGTAAATCTGTCGCTTTATGCGCTAGTTTGTGTGCGGTATTGAGTGCGTCTGTAGTGATGCTGAACGCGCAGGCAGCGTCGGATGCCGCCTCACGAGAGGCAGCTCGTGACATCTTCAAGCAGCTGATTGAGATCAATACGACGGATTCGGTGGGCAGCACAACGCTTGCTGCCGAGGCCATGCGGAGGCGTCTGCTGGACGCAGGCTTCCCTGAGGCAGACGTTGTCGTGCTCGGTCCAAACGAACGCAAAGGCAACCTGGTCGCTCGCTATCGCGGTGTGCAAGGGAGTACGAAGAAGCCCGTGCTGCTGATTGCTCATACGGATGTGGTCGAGGCGAAACGCGAGGACTGGACAACCGATCCATTCGTATTCACAGAGAAAGACGGCTACTTCTACGGTCGCGGCACGCAGGACATGAAGGACTCCGTTGCAGCGATTGTCGCCAGCGTTGTCCGTATGAAGAAGGAGGGGTATCAACCAGACCGAGACATTATTCTCGCCCTCACTGCGGACGAGGAAGGTGGCGGGTCGAACGGTGTGAGCTGGCTCCTCAAGGAGCATCGAGACCTGATCGATGCAGCCTTTGCGCTGAATGCCGACGCCGGCGGTTTGAATACGGTGAGAGGAAAGCCCATCAGCATGGGCGTGGAAGCAACGGAGAAGCTCTATGCCGACTTCCGCCTGACCGTAACCGATCCCGGCGGACATAGCTCGCTACCTCGGCGCGACAACGCTATTTATAGACTCTCCAACGCGCTCAGCAGGCTTGAAGCATATAAGTTTCCCTTGGAACTGAACACAGTGACGCGCGGATATTTCGAAGCGATGGCAAAGATGCAGAAGGGACATGCCGAAGACATGCGCGCCATCTTGAAGTCACCGCCAAGCGCGGCTGCTGCCGCGCGTTTGTCGCATGACCCTCTTTACAATGCGATGCTGCGCACGACTTGCGTTGCTACGATGGTGCAGGCAGGGCATGCGCCAAATGCTCTGCCGCAGCGCGCCGAGGCCAACATCAACTGCAGAATCTTTCCTGGGCACACGCCTGCGGAGATTCGGGCCACTCTGGTTGAGGTACTGGCCGATCCGAAGATCGGGATCAGTCTTCTCAACAGCGCGCGCCAACCCAGCGATGCAGGGTTGCATGAGCTCTCCGTGGCGCCTCCGCCGCTGAACGAAGAAGTCTTTTCGGCTCTGCGCTCAGTGGTAGGTGCGATGTGGACTGGGTTGCCAATTATTCCTGAAATGGAGACCGGAGCCACGGACAGCAAGTACACGATGGCTGCGGGCATTCCATCCTATGGATTTTCAGGAATGGGAATCGATGAAGATGATGCTCGCGCGCACGGACGCGACGAGAGAATCGGTGTCGATTCGTACTACAAGGGCGTGGAGTTCGAGTACCACTATTTGAAAGCCCTAACCGGCGGCGAAACGAAGTAG
- a CDS encoding cytochrome c maturation protein CcmE, whose protein sequence is MATSAQKSPLKIIVATVIILGTVAYLAFTGVRDNKSYYVTISELQKMGDKAYVRHLRVAGNVAPGSIERSGTNATFTLLEQGKTLRVAYRGSEPPPDTFKDDSQALAVGTYGHDGVFHATQLQAKCASKYAPAANQTPATTATATLPVTR, encoded by the coding sequence ATGGCAACCTCTGCACAGAAAAGCCCGCTGAAGATCATTGTCGCCACTGTCATCATTCTGGGGACTGTCGCCTATCTCGCCTTCACCGGCGTACGCGACAACAAGAGCTACTACGTCACCATCAGCGAGCTTCAGAAGATGGGTGATAAGGCCTATGTGCGTCATCTTCGCGTAGCCGGGAATGTCGCTCCCGGCTCGATCGAACGCTCGGGTACAAACGCTACCTTCACCTTGCTGGAGCAGGGTAAGACCCTCCGCGTTGCTTACCGTGGCTCTGAGCCTCCGCCGGACACCTTCAAGGACGACTCGCAGGCGCTGGCCGTTGGAACTTACGGCCATGATGGCGTCTTCCATGCCACCCAGTTGCAGGCGAAATGTGCTTCGAAGTATGCTCCTGCGGCAAATCAGACCCCGGCAACAACCGCCACGGCGACGCTTCCAGTAACGCGCTAG
- a CDS encoding PadR family transcriptional regulator, with the protein MGDEKLDLLQGTLDLMVLQTLATMGNMHGYGIARRIEQVSGDEVLLNQGTIYAALVRLQQRGWIDAEWGASENNRKAKFYSITKRGLKQLADDTAYWMRLSGVMGRVLAMGQEGSEP; encoded by the coding sequence ATGGGAGACGAGAAACTGGATCTTTTGCAGGGGACCCTGGATCTGATGGTCCTGCAGACTTTAGCCACGATGGGCAACATGCATGGCTATGGGATTGCCCGCCGTATCGAGCAGGTCAGCGGCGACGAGGTGCTGCTCAACCAGGGGACGATTTATGCCGCTTTGGTCAGGCTGCAGCAGCGCGGATGGATCGATGCGGAATGGGGAGCGTCGGAGAACAATCGTAAAGCGAAATTCTACTCGATCACCAAGCGCGGCCTGAAGCAATTGGCCGACGATACGGCGTACTGGATGCGGCTCTCCGGCGTGATGGGGCGCGTGTTGGCTATGGGGCAAGAGGGAAGCGAGCCATGA
- a CDS encoding ABC transporter permease, protein MKNPSQESSMDALRRGWARLRAFFRKQPLDRELEEEIASHIAMATEENLHNGMSPDEARRKAMVKFGGVEQAKEKQRESRGLPWLERVLQDLRYALRSLSRDRGFATVAILILALGIGANVVVFSVVNTILLRPLPFYDPSRLVWIAPDGANGLSASTYSVDAYEDLRSMNKSYEDVTGYFAFSTEDNYKLTGRGVPLPVTGIMVTGNFFHVLGVEPMFGRQFTPEESIKGGPAAVMLTYPFWQRQFGGDRSIVGKTIELDNKPVTVAGILPESFDFGAAFSPGARVDVLTPLIMDDIRYDGNTIAIIGRLKPGVTIEQSRIEARTLFPQFYWGKRFPDSKNNYTAYPVFLKDYISGKMRRSLIVLWSAVGLILLIVCVNLANLLLARAAARSKEFALRSALGAGRRRLIGQVLTESLVLAAGGAALGLALAYGLLRYLAHQGSIALPLLSSVRLDGTALIWTLLITVSTAVLFGLVPGIKVSRTNVQEALKDGGHGTTEGRQHETMRTTLVISEVALACVLLVGAGLLLRSFLHVLDVDLGFEPSTAAAVRIDYDDGGKTDKRSAILQNIANRVSSLPGVDAVGFSDNLPLDRNRSWGGPRIKGKTYKPGEGKGAFVYIVSPGYMKAMGMHLRGRDFTWQDNDNSEGAVILNESAAKELWPNEDAVGKMAVIGKKDVRVIGVIADVRDTSVEGKVSWQMYLPMMQKDWGPDGAVLVLRSKLPPEQLAGSVMRTLRDINPNQAAVEFRPMQRLVEHALSPRQFFMLLVGIFAGLGLLLASLGIYGVISYSVTRRTQEIGVRMALGASPGNVQMGVLTKTLRMTAVGIAVGAVVSLAVANLIASLLFGTRPTDPMTFIAMTIVLGVVAALAGYLPARRASRINPMVALRNE, encoded by the coding sequence ATGAAGAATCCGTCTCAAGAGTCGTCGATGGATGCCTTGCGCCGCGGGTGGGCACGATTAAGAGCCTTCTTCCGCAAGCAACCTCTGGATCGTGAGCTTGAGGAAGAGATTGCCTCTCACATTGCGATGGCCACTGAAGAGAACCTGCATAACGGAATGTCGCCCGACGAGGCAAGAAGGAAGGCCATGGTGAAGTTCGGTGGAGTGGAACAGGCGAAAGAGAAGCAGCGCGAGTCGCGAGGCTTGCCCTGGTTGGAAAGAGTGCTGCAGGATCTTCGCTATGCATTGCGCAGCCTAAGTCGGGATCGCGGATTTGCGACGGTGGCCATATTGATTCTTGCGCTGGGGATTGGCGCGAACGTTGTTGTGTTCAGCGTGGTCAATACCATTTTGCTGCGGCCGTTGCCGTTCTACGATCCATCACGGCTTGTATGGATCGCGCCAGATGGTGCGAATGGGCTATCGGCATCGACGTACTCCGTCGATGCATATGAAGATCTGCGTTCGATGAACAAGTCCTATGAAGATGTGACAGGCTACTTCGCCTTCTCGACCGAGGACAACTATAAGCTCACGGGACGAGGCGTTCCGCTTCCTGTGACCGGCATCATGGTTACCGGCAACTTCTTCCACGTGCTCGGCGTAGAGCCGATGTTCGGGCGCCAGTTCACTCCCGAGGAATCCATCAAAGGCGGCCCGGCTGCGGTGATGCTGACCTACCCTTTCTGGCAGCGACAGTTTGGTGGCGACCGCTCCATCGTGGGCAAAACCATCGAGCTCGATAATAAGCCGGTAACTGTGGCGGGCATTCTGCCGGAGAGCTTCGACTTTGGAGCTGCATTTTCTCCAGGAGCCAGGGTCGACGTCCTGACCCCGCTGATCATGGACGACATCCGCTACGATGGAAATACGATTGCGATCATCGGCAGGCTGAAGCCGGGCGTTACGATTGAGCAGTCCCGCATCGAGGCCAGAACGCTATTTCCGCAGTTCTATTGGGGCAAGCGGTTTCCGGATTCCAAAAATAACTACACTGCCTATCCCGTCTTCCTGAAGGACTACATCAGCGGCAAGATGCGCCGCTCCCTGATCGTGCTCTGGAGCGCCGTGGGACTGATTCTGTTGATTGTCTGTGTCAACCTCGCCAATCTGCTACTGGCTCGGGCTGCTGCACGCAGTAAGGAGTTTGCCCTGCGCAGCGCACTCGGCGCGGGCCGCAGGCGTCTGATCGGCCAGGTGCTGACCGAAAGCCTCGTGCTGGCCGCAGGCGGCGCTGCCTTGGGCCTCGCCCTCGCCTATGGACTGCTGCGCTATCTCGCGCATCAAGGATCGATCGCACTTCCCCTGCTGAGCAGTGTGCGGCTGGACGGAACAGCTCTGATCTGGACGCTGTTAATCACCGTATCGACCGCAGTCCTGTTCGGTCTGGTCCCCGGAATCAAGGTCTCGCGCACGAACGTGCAGGAGGCGCTGAAAGACGGCGGACATGGCACGACCGAAGGTCGCCAGCACGAGACAATGCGCACTACGCTGGTGATCTCCGAGGTTGCGCTGGCCTGCGTTCTGTTGGTCGGAGCAGGACTTCTTCTGCGAAGCTTTCTGCACGTGCTTGATGTAGACCTCGGCTTTGAGCCGAGCACTGCGGCTGCCGTGCGCATCGACTATGACGACGGCGGGAAAACGGACAAGCGAAGCGCCATCCTGCAGAACATCGCAAACCGCGTAAGCAGTCTTCCCGGAGTCGATGCCGTCGGCTTTTCCGACAATCTACCGCTTGATCGCAACCGCTCCTGGGGAGGGCCGCGGATCAAGGGAAAAACCTATAAACCGGGAGAGGGAAAGGGGGCATTTGTCTATATCGTTTCGCCCGGCTACATGAAGGCGATGGGCATGCATCTGCGTGGTCGCGATTTTACCTGGCAGGACAACGACAACAGCGAAGGCGCCGTCATCCTGAATGAATCCGCTGCGAAAGAGCTTTGGCCCAATGAAGATGCCGTCGGCAAGATGGCTGTTATCGGTAAGAAAGATGTTCGTGTGATCGGAGTGATCGCCGATGTCCGCGATACCAGCGTCGAAGGCAAGGTCAGCTGGCAGATGTACCTGCCGATGATGCAGAAGGACTGGGGACCGGACGGAGCCGTCCTCGTGCTGCGCAGCAAGTTGCCGCCAGAGCAGCTTGCTGGCAGCGTGATGCGTACCTTGCGCGATATCAATCCGAACCAGGCGGCCGTCGAATTTCGCCCCATGCAGCGCCTGGTAGAGCACGCCCTCTCACCGCGGCAGTTCTTCATGCTGCTGGTGGGCATCTTCGCCGGGCTGGGGCTGCTGCTGGCCTCGCTGGGCATCTATGGCGTGATCTCCTACTCGGTGACACGACGAACCCAGGAGATTGGCGTGCGCATGGCGCTCGGTGCTTCACCCGGCAACGTGCAAATGGGGGTGCTGACGAAGACGCTGCGCATGACGGCAGTTGGAATTGCTGTAGGAGCCGTCGTATCGCTTGCAGTAGCAAACCTGATTGCTTCGTTGCTGTTCGGCACCAGACCAACGGACCCGATGACGTTTATTGCCATGACGATTGTGCTTGGTGTTGTGGCGGCTTTG